A window of Castanea sativa cultivar Marrone di Chiusa Pesio chromosome 1, ASM4071231v1 contains these coding sequences:
- the LOC142638068 gene encoding 1-acyl-sn-glycerol-3-phosphate acyltransferase BAT2, chloroplastic-like isoform X2 — MEVVSHSSTTILHRFGYKDSRFSTASSLLPQSCTYRGLNPHCFPHKRAVLRNSTNSAQNRYSCVPRKDDCVSWNYFKPKEELNRTYSNNKICNQNRLSRYIVVRSELAETGYPDASYPLSEHKLSSKVRGICFYVVTAFTAIFLFLLMLVVHPFVLFFDRYQRKAQYFIAKIWATLTVTPFIKIKYEGLENLPPPDIPAVYVSNHQSFLDIYTLLTLGRSFKFISKTSIFLYPIIGWAMFLLGVIPLKRMDSRSQLDCLKRCMDLTKKGASVFFFPEGTRSKDGKLGAFKKGAFSVAAKTKVPVVPITLKGTGKIMPAGMEGILNLGSVEVVIHKPIEGSDPEELCNKARKTIADELNHQ, encoded by the exons atGGAAGTCGTTTCCCACTCTTCCACTACGATACTACACCGTTTTG GTTACAAGGATTCGAGGTTTTCCACTGCTTCATCTTTATTGCCG CAATCGTGCACTTACAGAGGACTTAATCCCCATTGCTTTCCACATAAACGGGCAGTTTTGAGAAATTCAACTAACT CTGCTCAAAATAGGTATTCATGTGTTCCAAGGAAGGATGACTGTGTATCATGGAACTATTTTAAGCCAAAAGAAGAGTTGAATAGAACTTATTCTAATAATAAAATCTGCAATCAAAATAGATTATCCAGATACATAGTTGTAAGATCTGAACTTGCTGAAACAGGGTACCCTGATGCCAGCTACCCATTATcag AACATAAGTTGAGCTCAAAAGTTAGAGGAATATGTTTTTATGTTGTCACTGCTTTCACTGCCATCTTTCTGTTTCTGCTGATGCTGGTGGTACATCCATTTGTACTCTTTTTTGATCGATACCAAAGAAAAGCTCAGTATTTCATTGCCAAAATTTGGGCAACTTTAACTGTCACtccatttataaaaattaagtatGAGGGATTGGAGAATCTGCCTCCTCCTGATATTCCTGCTGTATATGTTTCCAACCACCAGAGCTTTTTAGACATCTATACTCTTCTCACTCTTGGAAGGAGCTTTAAGTTTATCAGCAAGACTTCAATTTTCCTCTATCCCATTATTGGGTGGGCCATGTTTTTGTTGGGTGTCATCCCTTTGAAGCGCATGGACAGCAGAAGCCAGTTG GACTGCCTTAAGCGATGCATGGATCTTACAAAGAAGGGGGCCTCTGTATTTTTCTTCCCTGAGGGAACACGGAGTAAAGATGGAAAATTGGGTGCTTTCAAG AAAGGTGCATTCAGTGTTGCGGCAAAAACCAAAGTGCCAGTAGTGCCTATTACCCTTAAGGGAACTGGCAAAATCATGCCTGCAGGAATGGAGGGCATCTTAAATTTAGGTTCTGTGGAAGTTGTTATTCATAAGCCTATAGAAGGAAGTGATCCAGAAGAACTATGCAATAAGGCTAGAAAAACAATTGCAGATGAGCTCAATCACCAATGA
- the LOC142638068 gene encoding 1-acyl-sn-glycerol-3-phosphate acyltransferase BAT2, chloroplastic-like isoform X1 — protein MEVVSHSSTTILHRFGYKDSRFSTASSLLPQSCTYRGLNPHCFPHKRAVLRNSTNCGGNNQSAQNRYSCVPRKDDCVSWNYFKPKEELNRTYSNNKICNQNRLSRYIVVRSELAETGYPDASYPLSEHKLSSKVRGICFYVVTAFTAIFLFLLMLVVHPFVLFFDRYQRKAQYFIAKIWATLTVTPFIKIKYEGLENLPPPDIPAVYVSNHQSFLDIYTLLTLGRSFKFISKTSIFLYPIIGWAMFLLGVIPLKRMDSRSQLDCLKRCMDLTKKGASVFFFPEGTRSKDGKLGAFKKGAFSVAAKTKVPVVPITLKGTGKIMPAGMEGILNLGSVEVVIHKPIEGSDPEELCNKARKTIADELNHQ, from the exons atGGAAGTCGTTTCCCACTCTTCCACTACGATACTACACCGTTTTG GTTACAAGGATTCGAGGTTTTCCACTGCTTCATCTTTATTGCCG CAATCGTGCACTTACAGAGGACTTAATCCCCATTGCTTTCCACATAAACGGGCAGTTTTGAGAAATTCAACTAACT GTGGTGGAAATAATCAAT CTGCTCAAAATAGGTATTCATGTGTTCCAAGGAAGGATGACTGTGTATCATGGAACTATTTTAAGCCAAAAGAAGAGTTGAATAGAACTTATTCTAATAATAAAATCTGCAATCAAAATAGATTATCCAGATACATAGTTGTAAGATCTGAACTTGCTGAAACAGGGTACCCTGATGCCAGCTACCCATTATcag AACATAAGTTGAGCTCAAAAGTTAGAGGAATATGTTTTTATGTTGTCACTGCTTTCACTGCCATCTTTCTGTTTCTGCTGATGCTGGTGGTACATCCATTTGTACTCTTTTTTGATCGATACCAAAGAAAAGCTCAGTATTTCATTGCCAAAATTTGGGCAACTTTAACTGTCACtccatttataaaaattaagtatGAGGGATTGGAGAATCTGCCTCCTCCTGATATTCCTGCTGTATATGTTTCCAACCACCAGAGCTTTTTAGACATCTATACTCTTCTCACTCTTGGAAGGAGCTTTAAGTTTATCAGCAAGACTTCAATTTTCCTCTATCCCATTATTGGGTGGGCCATGTTTTTGTTGGGTGTCATCCCTTTGAAGCGCATGGACAGCAGAAGCCAGTTG GACTGCCTTAAGCGATGCATGGATCTTACAAAGAAGGGGGCCTCTGTATTTTTCTTCCCTGAGGGAACACGGAGTAAAGATGGAAAATTGGGTGCTTTCAAG AAAGGTGCATTCAGTGTTGCGGCAAAAACCAAAGTGCCAGTAGTGCCTATTACCCTTAAGGGAACTGGCAAAATCATGCCTGCAGGAATGGAGGGCATCTTAAATTTAGGTTCTGTGGAAGTTGTTATTCATAAGCCTATAGAAGGAAGTGATCCAGAAGAACTATGCAATAAGGCTAGAAAAACAATTGCAGATGAGCTCAATCACCAATGA